gagacgCAGGCACTGTCAATGGCTCACAactcaaaagaatcaaaagttaAAAGGCCAAAGTAGGAAACCCAACCCACTTTCAATTTTCATCCTTTTCACTTTTCACTTTTCACCAAATCCACAATTTGcccaatttttttctcattttctttctttttctaagtttcaagtttcaactttaaagattaaataacaCTTATaagaaaaggttaaaaaaaaaaaaaaaaaaaaaaaaggaatcctGTATTGGACAGGGAACGAACAAACCCAATtagtcttctcctcctccttggaCTTGGAGCTTTCAGCTTTGGATCCTTCCCTTTTCACGTCAGCATTCCATTGGGCTCTGCTCCATGGACCCCTCCCTTCTCTTTGACCTTTCCTCGCTTgctcaaattagggttttctttctttctcccagTTCTGCCTTCCagtctttcctttctttttctaatcTGGGTTTCTTAACTTCTCTGTTTTAATGATGAAACTAATAAGGGGAGAACTTAAGAAGACTCTAGAATGAGACTGGTTGGCTCTGTAACTTGGGCATGATTGTGCTCGCCTTCGTAGGTGACGATCAGCATAGACGGATCGTCCAAAGCTCGCTCCACGTGCTTTCGAGCAGGGCAACCCCTCACGCTACTGCACTTGTAGTAACCCCTGATATAAGATCCAAAAGAAAATTCGTAAGGAACTTGACTCAGCTAAAAGATTCAATCTTGAGACTTGTAAGGATTAACCGAGTCAACCCATTCCAAGTCAAGACTGGTTAGTGGACTAAAATTCCACGAATGGGGAGGTAGAGGAACAGAAAGGAATGTGCTAATCATAGCAAATTAGGTAAAACAGAGGATGAAAGGGAAGGAAATTTACAAACCTTGGATGTGGGGATCCTTTAATTGGTTTCTGCCCGTATTTCCTCCATGAATAATCGTCGGGTGGGATATCGGCCATCTTCAAGCTGATTGCAGGGACTCTGACCACCCTCTTCACCCTCgattttctgtttttatcaGATTTTAACAGATTTTTAGACCCTCTCCTTCAAGATTTCAATTTTTCTACAATAACCCAATTGCGAACAGAACAGAATCACaaacagaagagaaaacaaACCTTCGTTTCGAGCAATGGCATCGCCCGGAAGAGCCTCCACATTTAGCACCGGCGGCGTCGTCCGATGAGCTGCACTTCCTCTTcaacgaagaagaagacagaggaGGCCGACCAGCCGAGGAAACCTGAGAGAGGTGCGTAATCTGAAACGTCGAGGATGAGGAAGGCTGCTTACTATCCGTATCGCCGGTCAATGAAGATATGAAAGAAGTCGCGGCGGAGATAGATGGAGAAGCACTGAAACTAATGGTCGTCGTCGATTCCTTTCTCTCAAGAACACCGTTCTTTGGCATCTGAAGGTTAGGATTGTTGTTGGGTTGGAAGTAATGGTGATGTTGACTATGATGAGGAACAGGAAGAGGTGGAAGCCGTTGGATCGGCGTCGGACAATAAACCTTAGACCCAGATGAttgtttctctttcacctcctcCTGCTGgtggtgttgttgttgttgctgttgctgttgctgttgctgttgatGCTGATGCTGATGGGGCAAGGCATGGGATTCGTAGGTGGTAGGGTTGTTTTGGGGAAGAGAAGCCACCATGGGAGCCCTTCTGAAGCGAGCATGACCCGTTCTGGTCCGACCCAGCAACGAAATCACTTTCTTGAACTTGTTTACAGCTACATCTGCGACCTCCCTGCAATCCATATCAATCTCAATGGCATGTGACTGCTCTagctgctgctgttgttgctgcCTCTGAGACAATAACTTTATGAGCTTCTCAACGCTTTGTAGACCCGCAGAAGCAGCTTCTTCCACTGCATTCTCCTCTGTTCTTGTTGCAGCAAAGGCATCGCTCCTGTAACCCATTAGCTCCACCGCCATTTTAGCAGAAAACCATCAACAATAAGacccttctctctctgtctccggaaggaaaggggaggaggggaataagaagaaatagaagaggaaaggaggcaaAAGTAAAAGGGGAGGTTGAGAAGAGGAGAGATTAGTATTGATAATTAAataaaggggggagagagattcCTAGTCAAACCGAGATGCCCGTTCCTCTGCCCGTTGCCCTAGGGATGAAAGGCATCGGATGACTGATCTGTCGCTTCTACGAATGAGAACCATCCACCTGGGTACAATTTTTTTGTTGGGATTCTTCGCTTACACTGCACATAGTAGAAAAAACGCTTTGGACTTTTGAGTaaacaaagaaaatctctttattaaagaaaagaagaaattttctctataTTGACCGGCTCTTTATCGATTAGGGAGCTGGAGCCTGAAGGTGGCCGTTACTTTTACGGGCTAAAGCCGGTCAAGAGAGCTAGAGGAAGATAAGGTCAAACAGTGGACCAAGACCGCCCGTTTCGGGAGTCGGTAAAATCGGAGATGGGTTAGTTGGTGCCAGAGAGGCAAGAGTTGACCTTCAGCACCAAAGCCAAAGAGGCCCGGAGGGaaggattttctccttttctttttgggtacCTGGGGTCCAATGGGAATGGGAGTGGGGCCCGCCTCccacctctctcttcttttaagtCTTTAGTCATTAATTAGTGTTCTTTCGTCTTTACTGGGAATCGAAGACTTTCgatgagagagaaggaagagagagaggtgttcTGTCAATTGTCAACCACAATTCACATGGGATTCTTGGCACGACAAATCaaaacttacaaaaaaaaatttgcttttttttctttttctctctctttgtttttgttaCTGTATCGTCTCGTTGTCGGTTTCGACTCTCGACACCCTATGGGGTAATAGTGACATTTCCATTTTGAAACTGATGTTTATAGGAAAAGAATAAATATATAGGGATGGTCCAACACTCCAACCATGGTTTGAGAACTTTAGTATCTGGAATAGGATCGATAAGACTGAGATCAATTTAAATCACACTGAAGTGAACAGAAATACCCTTGAATTTACATTTAAGGTTATTTCTTGACCATTTACCCTTTTTCATATCAATCTATTGATATAGTATCAGCCAAGAACCAAGATCAATACCGATCCGAATAAGCTGATTCTGACCAATTCAATCCAATTCCTCAAATTATGGGTCCAATAGAAAAAGATCTCCTCCAACGTGTTGGATACCGGGTGGGTATCCAATGGCTAGGAGAACCTGCAGATGTGCATCAATGTGTTAGGATGTGTGTCTAGATCCTTCCAACTGTTGGATGCCGAATTGGACATCTAACGCATTAGAGAGGAATTGGATCCTTGGTCCTAATGACACTACTAATATATCGGATGGGTTTcaacatccaacggttgggagtCCCTTGGGATGTATGGTATATGCTCAAGTGCTCTCAGCCGTTGGATATATGTTGCACATCGCATTACGCGGTAGAGGAGCGATTGGATGATCTTCATTGCCAATAAACTTGAAGACATTGTTGAATCTCTCACACCACCCTCCCTTTCCTGCAACCCACCCGATATTGCGTTCATTGGTAGAACTTGGCTACCATGGCCATTGGAGGAGTAGCATAACTTAGGATAAGCTTTGGGGTTTCAAGAGGAACCTTGCAAGTATTTATCTAAAGTTTATGCCTAAGGAGAGTTTTGATTAACAAAAGGCTCTATATCTGAAGAATAAAATCAAACACCAAGGATTGATTTTGGAGATTATTGAATTGTATGGTTTTCCCTTCATTACCTCTTTCTCTGTAAGTAAACAGAAACTAGGCAGTAGGTATAAGACTTTAACAAAAACAATTACTTAATTGAAATGTAATTATAAGTAAAAGATGACTTACTTGTTCAAGCAATCCTCTAAAACATTAGCATAAATCATATGTTTTAAGTAGAATTGAGTTGTATAcagatactctccttaaggtatttgaatgccCCATATATATGTATGCAACAGGGTTGACCTTACgttctcacctccaagataaaacaactcttcaattacttaaggTACACTCCAATAAGCAATTCCCACATGTATGTCCAAAAGTAATACTCAGAAACTCACAGTAAACCAAtatcaaaaagaaaacagagaCCAGAAGCACTTGCAAAGAACAGAGAACCAAAAACTCATAGTATGTATTTCGTACAATATCCAACCAGAATTTGTATTCTGTATATATGGAATGTAAGCACCTGTATACGAATGGGTGTATTTGTATAGGTTCACATACGTATACAGGTGTGACTATATGCATGTATGGGAAGGTACATTCACTTATGGGGAAGGCTACATGTCTCGTACGTACAGGTGCATGCATGCCTGTATATGTACATATGTATTTACATATATTGGGTACATATACCAATAATATGTCCCTTAGTGTAGATCCAATCAAAAAGTTACATGTAGTAAAAGTAGTAGGTTCTTCGAACCACACCACACCCGTATCTGACCCCAACCCTGACCTCGGCCCCGCTCGGCTCGGCGCTcgtgattcaaaagcaccccaggaacccccacacgcacatgacaagggagagtgtctctccaaagggcttgcaccttaacatatatatgtgtgtatatatatatatatatatatatccaagtttTCTCTCATCTCTAAGGAATGTGAGACTAAACTTTTGTGAGTTATCTTTAGTTCATTCACAACTCCACAAGTGTTAAAGACAAAATAGCAAAAGTAGAAGAGACACTTTTGAGTGGGAACGCTGAATTTCAAAATGATCATTTTTTAAAAGATCAatttgaccatagtttgaaacttaaattccaacatTCTCTCGCTCATCCATCCCTTCCCTTTCCCTCACACTACCCAAATTTCAGATAATCTCATGGGATCCATCTGGCTAGTTGCACTCTCTTCTTTGAATAGGAAAACAGGGGTATCTTCCCCtattattttctcaaaaaaattcaCAATAAAAAGCTAATAACACAgttctctttgatttgaatCGAAAAAGGAGTATTTGTCCACTGCCTTGAATCTAGAAGTCGACTCTTTATCTTTGTCCATCTTCCATTGAATATTATTCATCCAATGAAGAGGCTCCTTGGGAATTCCTAATTAAAATCGGTAACGGTTTTAGAAATgttggaaagaagaaagagtagGGTGTAGGGACGAGTGGGGtggcaagaagaagaaaaagggggtaAAGTGTGCTCGAGTGCAatagggggtgggggtgtgtgAAAGAAAGGTTCATAGTGAATGTGGTGGtaacgagaagaagaagagagtaggAATAGGTTATCTCCTCCGAGGAGCCATGAAGAGGATGTGACGGTAAAATTGTCAAAAAGAATACTGTTTTGGATATTtgaaaacccaaaccccaaacatTGTATTTTTACCAACTAAAATAATGAGTGGCAGTTCTGTAAAATGAAACTCAAAAGTGGGTAATTATAtagttttctttaaaaaaaaaattgtttatacCTCAATCTCATCCATTGATCATGAAATAATGCAATTGTGGTCAACtcttattttaccaaaaaaaaaaattatatattagcAGCTCCAAAGCAAGAACAATGCAACTCACATAATTTATAAGGTAaccaagattttaaaaattgatgGTCTCAAATCGATAATATCTGTCACACTCATCATTAAATAAATTATAGAGGGAAAGAGCTATCATTGGTTGCACATCTCCTTCACCAGCACAAGATCTATCAGAGTGCACATGAGCATCAATAGGGGATGGGTTTACATGTTAAATGCAttccaatcttttttttttttttttactagaatCATATTGAGGATGCCttaagagaaaatagagaaagccACCACTGTCCAATGGCCCAAGTGGTTAAGTTGCTTCGAATAGGATGCTCCCAATTGGATGCTTTTTGTTCTATATTATCAAAATCAGGTTAGGTCAAATTTAAAAGAATCAAGTACGGAATCAAGCTCCATCAATTCAAATCTGAATTGCTTCGGAAACATCTTGATTTGATTGGATTTTATAGGCATAGAATCAGTAAGATACGACTCCAGTCAAAGTcaaattggtttgatttcaatctGAGTTTTTAAACTGTGGGGTTCGGTGATTAGATCTGAGATAGATAAAATGGAATCCTCTACTAtttcaaaatgagaaaaaaaaaaaacactatccATTTGTGTGTGTCTATGTCTAAGCACAGGAGATTGAAAAAGACTGTAATACCCCTTACCCCATGTGTTGAAGATTCTTTCATTGGACCTCTCATTTGTCTACACTCTAATATAATGATCATGCAAATGAGTAGCGTTCTCTTACCCAATTCAAATAATACTATATGCGATCTTACGTTTAGGTTGGCAGTCTTCCCATTTAAATGCTTTGTTTTCACGTAGTAGTGGACCAGTGGTTCTCAAGGAAAACATTATCTATTAGCTAGACTGCATAGCATGTCCTTGTTCAATGAGCCCACCAAATGTGCCACCCTATTTATTGTACCATGTTTGATATGAAtgtatttttcacaattaaCACATGATAGAACAGGTAGTACTAACTACCTTTTCTACATGGAAAGGACCatatcttaccttctttgattAGAAGATTATAGAGAATACCAAGGTCCATCCCTATGCCCCCTCCCATTATTTGAGCCGTAATTTTTAGGAAAACTGCTAGcataatctttttcttttataatatatataaaatatctttataattttttttttttcaaaatgtagaatttttatttcatttgtcAAGAATTTTCTTTCAGGCTGTGTTTAGTTGCAAAGAAATATAATTCATGAGGATTGTATTAATTAAGTGATTATAGATCtttgatgaaaagaaaaataataataataatttgaggagaaagaaagatatataaacaaatcattgaatcaTCATGATAACCGAACGTAATCATCAACTTTCAACCGGATAGAATCCTTCTCAAAATGTTTTGGCAATGTTtggttaaaaagaaaatataataaggTTTTATAAGTTTACTTTTGATTATTCTTGTTAGAActtcctatgggtttgagattgaaaccctatggaggaaaccacacaggaaaaacaagaacacgaatctaataaaattatggaggatcgatttgtacctttcacctagtatgctgaagatgattgatgttggtcactcccactttcgctctattggcttggctatggatcttctacaaccccttaaacctccttggttctctcactttagtggtaaagtggggaagagtgaataatggttgtagggacacaaaacctagtatttataatactgtcctgcactcaaaaccctaaaccacaatgggttgagccagcatatccctaagcttgagagtggaccgaaccggttcatgcaatttgactctcacccatttaatcaacccgaataattaatttagcccataaatccaacaatctcccacttgggctacattaattataaggatgtcttttaaattggtgtggccatagaatcttattacattaaccactcttacggtgattcagttgaaaaaccactcacatcgaataacagcagaagatacacctcaatatacggcatacaactttctgttattacaaacataagtaagtttcttaacacgaatatatgtgggataccatcatagaaacattgacatatcctcaaattacactgttgtcattctatgtaggtccttaactgagatattaaccttcactgtggcaaatcgcctttgacctgtggttaatatctaactgtggccttccgcctataaactgtgacaaatattgcctatgaactgtgacaaatactgtcttaaaatgtggcaaacattaccttttgaattgtggcaaaatattgcctataaactgagacaattactgcctataaaaacattttcaaatgaaatcataaaccaaatatttcaagaaataactgtgcataatgtaaatgctaaaacttaaccataattcatcaaactgtgccccaaaacatatgggctaaggttcaaaacataaacaaatactaaacaaaatcaaagctcccactaatcaagcatttcaaataactgtatgtaaagaaatcctaactacttgatgggaccaaattttacttgctctcaattgctgatgatcagtctacctcaccctttattagtatcatcctgcttatcagccccagaattcttcctcttctctaaccatttcttgaaaataaaacagtccttcttcacatgtcctttcttatggcaccagaaacactctacgttgttggtattctcttcatcctgagccttttgagatgtgtcaagttcttgagagctattagtcctgtcatatggcttgacgcttcctctgttggaaaaatttttgttccttctgcttggtccaccaaaagatcccttgtgaaaatttgcatgtgcactctcaaacctagtttgtttcaatttttcttcctcttgagtgcaaatggaaatgagctcatttaggctccaatcgtccttcagtgcaatgtaggtagattggataaccttatactgactagggagggtattcagtgcaatgtgtacaatatattcttcatcgatctgtattccaagatccttaagtttaccagcatcagtagctacacccaaaatgtattctctaacactcccacatccatcataccttgtattcattggcctggtcatcaatgtggtttctcagctttcttgttgtgttgaaatctacctttaatagcatccaggaattcttttgcagtgtctttgatctctatgttcccacgtataatttcaggaactgccttttttaaaaccagtatgcactttctgtttgctttagtccatttcttaaacttggtcctttcagcacttctgctcgagtctgtgagaggctcaggtttaggctccctaagtgccaagtctaagtcaagaagacctaaatgcaattctaattcttccacccacttttgatagttgttaccagtgagcattgggatggaagacaCATAACTTAAGGGAATGGctatcttactacagcagtaacaagaacacaatacatgccaaatatcaaaatataaatcataatataaaagcatgtaatactatcaatatattttaaataagagttacaactaaaaatgtatccctatcctttgggacaggaattagctgatgctcttatattcctcttttaactgtgaaaacaacattaacttcggaattcaatcacctttgggcaaaagaactccaaatttaatGTCCCTTTCTTaaatgtggataattatcctcaaaccttgatgacataacctttgggaaagtatcatctttactgttggagaagatacaatcgaactgaatgtaccactttggtgggtttcactcagttctatcatatcttttccattggagatgtatatctttatgttcaaaacatacatataaatgtcactaggacaacaataaccatacaagagtcacaaccgcaactacattcctatcctttgggctaagaatgcactggtcctcttgtaaatttatatttactgtgaaaagaacaataacttttgaaatcccctcacctttgggcttaggaacctcttggttactgtcattttcttaactttggtgacatcacctttgagcaaatgtcacctacattgtttccctgtggaaaatcatgaaataataagatgtaccactttggtggattccacctcatcatttcatggtttcctaaagcaaaattactttgcaactaagaatgagcggaagcttacacccttttccatattaacatatctcaatttaaaaaaaaacttctcaatttcatggcaaccaataacatatatatttttcaaagcattgatttatgccattttgtttcaatgattgaaactaaatacaacataaaatttcaaataaacatgtcatattaaaaattagatcattaaatgtggccagaaacaaggaatccaacgcaaaaaacagatttcaatttggccttaaaacgaacctttaaatgaaatttaaagtagtttaaataaaaacgcccttttgtttcaatgattgaaactaaatacaacataaaatttcaaataaatatgtcatattaaaaattaaatcattaaatgtggcccgaaacaaggaatccaacgcaaaaaacagattccaatttggccttaaaacgaacctttaaatgaaatttaaagtagtttaaataaaaacccaaaatgaacaaaaaccaaacaagtctttttttttttaaatcaatcaagaccaaccggttcggccatatgaattccgggtcaaattcgggtcaattggtcaacgacccggtcaacctttgaccgagtcaaatagtatatatgagttgacccactgtgtcacCGGTTCgactcggtagggtttccgagttgacccggcgatgactcgccgcctttttttttttttggaattttttttctctctcctccggcagccggtttccggtggcgcgtgccggcgcgtacggatgtttccggtgacttgcggcataccgccgcgaccgtattctcgtgatctacaactttcgtgaagaaagtttttccatacaggatctttaagtgatggtaaaattacgatttttatgattttcatgatttttaatcaaatcaagttttaagtaataatcaaaatcctcatgtacaaaaaaattcaatcgattcttgtcccatgtggtctgctctgataccacttgttagaactccctatgggtttgagattgaaaccctatggaggaaaccacacaggaaaaacaagaacacgaatctaataaaattatagatgatcgatttgtacctttcaccaagtatgttgaagatgattgatgttggtcactcccactttcgctctcttggcttggctatggatcttctacaaccccttaaacctccttggttctctcactttagtggtaaagtggggaagagtgaataatggttgtagggacccaaaacctagtatttataataccgtcctgcactcaaaaccctaaaccacaatgggttgagccagcatatccctaagcttgagagtggaccgaaccggttcatgcaatttgactctcacccatttaatcaacccgaataattaatctAGTCTGTTGTTATTACTTATTAGTCTGTTGCAAACCAATACCCTCCATCGTCTCATCCAGATCTAGTCcgattttctttccctttctaacTGCTGCCTCCCATGACCAAGCCCGACACTTGATCTTCAATTAGTGCTCAGGTTCCCTCTCCAAAATCCTTGATTTCGCCACAGAATCCGAGGACAAATTCCTCGGCTACACGAAAGGTATTGTCACAATCATTGCTGTGTTATTGGCAATGACGCTGATCCTTCCACCTTCGAACAAGTTGTTCGCATTCTCGATCTCATTCTCATCGATTACACAGACAAAGAGCAGCTCATGAGATCCATTTTGAAGGGAGACCGTGATTTCTTGTCTTCCATTTTCAGATCCTTACCAAAGGGAGTTTAGATTCGAAAATCGCATCCGCTCGGCTCTTGGAGGCCATCGCCGTCGACGCCGAATCCAATCTTATAATCACCGAGAAGGAAGGAATCTTACCTGGCCTATTGCGTCTGGTGAGCACACCACGTCAAAATCCTTAAACCACAAAGCAAACGttaattcaaaaccaaaaccaataccAAACCATTAAACAAAAAACGAAGAGAGAAGATACCATATGCAGGTGAGGGTTTCGGTTCGTGGAAGGCGGAGATCTTGGTTGAGGTAAGGGGTCGTAGATGGGTTTCGGAGAAGAAGCGAGGTTCGTTCTTCTCTCTGGCTTCAATCTTCGCTGGCGGTAGAGaagcttctttcttctcccgTAGAGACCAGTAAGATAGCAGGAGCGCGTTGTTGCGTAGTGCTCTTTGCGCGCTGTGAGTGCAACTGcctacctttcttcttctcgaGTGAAGTAGATTACCATTGCTCTGCGCCCTGGGGCCTATAAGACTGTTTAGTACGCGTTAGCCTCTATGCCTTTGCTTTGCGCTGATGCCTTCTTTTGCACGGTGTGCTCTGTTCGTTGACGGGACAAGAAACTCAACAAACAGGAGAGTAGGTTCGAAGATCAAAGACTTCGCTCGCCTCTCAGCAGCAAAAGATCGAGCAGAGAAAACGATAGACATCAGAAATGATTGAGCTGATTTTGGTCTCGGTAGGAGTTTAACGATGGGTATAATggtctactactactactatttTGCCATTTAAGATTTTACCCAtcaatgacaacaacaacaacaacacaacttagCATTATCTtaattaaatggggttggctacatggatccatgactataaatatatatattaaaaaaaaaaaaaaaagagttgactTTGagacatcccactcacgaatCGGCAATTTGGATCTTAGTCCTCCACTTAGTTCTGTTAGAtgtcatacttgggtgaagacttaacttttgcatgtctctcattactaactcatcaatggtcgtTTTTAGCTTGTCTCTAGCACTTTTAGCACCATCCATATACATTTGgtcactcctccatactggggcatccaaaggcctcatttggacatgcccaaaccatcgtAGCGACATTCAATGAGCTTATCTTGAATTGGGGTAATTCTTAAATCGGTTATAACTTggtcattttttattctatctCTTAGGGTTTTACCGCACATTCatttcaacatcatcatctcaGCCTCACTCAACTTATCTACGTTACGCTTTTTGACTGCctaacattctgcaccatacatcatagctggtcttatgactgttatgtataatttttctttaagtcTTAGAGGAATTCGTCCATCACTTAACACTACAGacgcccctctccatttcatcaatcctactttaattctgtgtgAAATATCATCATTAATCTCACATTCCTTGTTTAAGATAGAGCCTAGATATCTGAAGCAGTCACTTTgcgggatctctctcccctcaattttcactccctCGCTATCGATCCTCACTCGACTaaagttatacatcatatattccgtctttgttctacttatcttaagacctcgtGATTCTGAAGTATATCTCCATAGTTTCAACTTATTGTTAATCTTTGTCACAGTTTTACCAA
This genomic stretch from Macadamia integrifolia cultivar HAES 741 chromosome 2, SCU_Mint_v3, whole genome shotgun sequence harbors:
- the LOC122092755 gene encoding probable WRKY transcription factor 7, producing the protein MAVELMGYRSDAFAATRTEENAVEEAASAGLQSVEKLIKLLSQRQQQQQQLEQSHAIEIDMDCREVADVAVNKFKKVISLLGRTRTGHARFRRAPMVASLPQNNPTTYESHALPHQHQHQQQQQQQQQQQQHHQQEEVKEKQSSGSKVYCPTPIQRLPPLPVPHHSQHHHYFQPNNNPNLQMPKNGVLERKESTTTISFSASPSISAATSFISSLTGDTDSKQPSSSSTFQITHLSQVSSAGRPPLSSSSLKRKCSSSDDAAGAKCGGSSGRCHCSKRRKSRVKRVVRVPAISLKMADIPPDDYSWRKYGQKPIKGSPHPRGYYKCSSVRGCPARKHVERALDDPSMLIVTYEGEHNHAQVTEPTSLILESS